DNA sequence from the Cucumis melo cultivar AY chromosome 6, USDA_Cmelo_AY_1.0, whole genome shotgun sequence genome:
TCTGCTGAATACAATTTCTCATTCTGCCTGCTAGTTGCATCTTGTCCCTTGCCTTTGCCTTCGCCTTCGCCATTGCCATCTTCTTCCTGCTCCATGGACTCGTCCTCGCTATTATTCATCTTATTCTCCAGGATTTCGTCATCTTGCGTAGACGATTGAGCATTCTCATTCTGAATTGTAAAATAATATAACGTATATAACCCCAGATGTAAACAGAAAATCATGATGCTATGAGTTGACAGATCTTTGAACAAGATGCAAATCTCTAACCATGTAGGGAGGGGGAATCATAAGTGTCTAGTAAACCTGAGTGAACTACAAAAATAGTTTTAGAGCCATACCTCTTGCTCTTGCATACTCTCGTCAAAATTCGGTGGACAACTGGGGGGAACTTCGACAGGATTGAAATCATCCACGGATTTTAGGCTTCCAATGAATGATGATTCACCACTATAAACTGCATCAATATCAAACTCTTTCCCAAGCTCTGAGACGATCCTTGCCTCTGAAGGTTCTTGATTTCTAACTGGCGGCATTGTATAATATGGAATTTTACCTATGACATATCAGGCGAGCACAAGAACAAAATCAGATtctgaaattttaatttatatttcatATGGCAGCTGCCATTTTCTCTCCCCCTAAGctaaacaattaaattaatttctttCTTATCACAGTGATAGAAGGGATATTTTCTTCCGTAGGAATGCACTCTCGAATTCCTTTTGCATTGATCTTCCATTCAATTGTGCTAAAAGTAGTCAGGTAGGAAAAAGTTCAACTTATTTTGCACTTTTCACAATGgaaagtgtttttttttaaaaaaaaagtaaaaagaaatacCTTCGTTCCAGTCATGCAAAACAATTCTAGCAGCAGCTTCAACATCCACAATACCACCTTTCTTAAGTTTGCCTCGAATGACAGCTACCTTCTGCAGAAAATCATCAACCGTATCGAAGCTCGAAAGCTTATATAGAGTTACCAGGGTTTTGGAAGGGCAAAGCTTCAAGATCTCCTTCACTGTGATATCCAATAGAAAATAAGGTTTACAATTAACACTCAAAGGATCACAGAAGGTAATTGAAACATTGCAAAATCAAATTACCAGGAGCAATGGGATCTTCCAACTTCTCAATTCTTTTGCAATTCCTAAGAGCTATAGATGGCTCATTTTCTTTAGTTCTTAGCATTACAACACCGGGACAATCCAACAATTTGACATTTTTGTCTAGATGGACTTCTTGCATTGATCTTGTTAATCCTGGAGTAGCTCCAACGTTGACAACATGAGATCTCTTCAGACTATTAATAAGACTGCTCTTGCCAACATTAGGCAGGCCAATGACACCCACGGTAATTGATTTTTTAATCTGCAAAATAGAAATATACAAAAACCGCATCAATTACccaaaattagaaagaaaaatccCATTAAATGATCATAGGTAACTTTCAATTAAAGAATACAATAATATGCTAGAAAACTAATCCTGTGGAggcaaaaagaaaatacaacCTCTTCATCCGTATATATGTCTACAAATAATCATCAAAATCAGTAGGATGATTAAAAATACCAGGCTTTCAAATACACAAAAAAGTAACAATAAATGGAGTAGAAAAAAAACACTCCATTCTTGAAAGTGTAAAAATTTCTATAGAACTCCCAGAACCTTAGAAGTACCTCATAACTTCTCGAGTAATTCTTCAACAGTTTAATAAGAGTTTCGGCTCCAAGACAGTCACTTCTCTGCAATAAAttacttgtttttgttttggatGTTTTTGAAGATTTCCAACCTAAGTTGGACCTTTGCTCTTGTGTGCTACACTTGAAGGCAACAGCAGGCAATTCTTCTCTCAGATAACTAAGCCACTTCTCAACAGCCTCTCGAGGGACAAGATCTGTTACAAAATcatataaatataaacaaattgTAGCTACAATACAACTTCTTAGGTGGTTAGGCCTTACTCTAACCTATCCACAACTTTAAGAGGAGAACTAATTAGAAATACCTTCTCAGTAAGTTCATTTTATTAAATCCAAATTAAGTTCAAACTAAAAAGCAGAAACACTTGGTCAACTTGTAAGTGACCAAAAAGAActcatcaaacacaaaaattAGTCTCACATCTTTTACTACTTTGCACACAATGTGCATGCACATTCTAACACGGAGAACAAAAGAATATATAATAGGAACAAATAATGAAATGcaaaagggaaaaaaacatatataatgtACAAGCATACTTGATctccattttatttttcttataataaaaatattgattacCTCACTGCTTTATGATAACTTAAAAATAATTGTGTCCCTTCAAAATACCGGATACTTGCTTAAACTTCTTAAAAGTTCTCTTCACAGTGtattttttcatattatttcaTAATAAACTTTAAATAAGCAGATTTTGATAGGTATCTAAACACAGAAAATGCAAGAAAATACTAAAGATAACTATATTGCAATATTAGTAAAGAAATTGCGATATACCTTTTTCAAGTGGGCTACTCTCACCAAAATGATCCACCCCTCTAAGATTCTCAAATCCCTTTATTTATAGACAAGACACTACCAATAAATTACCCATAATAGTGCCCCTTACTATTATCTTACTGATATTACCCATATACCCCTAACTAGTACTCTCACAATTTCATACTTTACAATGTTTTGGTACGAGTATGAACTCTGAAGTTATTGAAATGTacataaaaatcaaataaaactgTAGTAAAACCGTAAAAATGTCTCAATCAGATCTATTCCCCAATTCTAGAGTAAATGATGAATAAAGATAACTGCGTTGTTCCCATTTCCATGCTTATGTTCATCTTTCTTGGACAAAAAAAAATATGGCACAAGGGAAAGAAATTAACCAATTTTATTCAGTAGTAATACAAGATGCTTATCAGGACCCGCTTTCATCACCATCTTCTCCATATCAATACAACGGGTGCCAAGGGGATCTCGTGCATCCAAGACTTCTAAAATGACATCTGATGCATCAATAACTTTAACCAATTCCTTGTAGAAAGCTCTATCTGAGTTATCTGCATAGTTTATGTTTCTAGTCAATAACACAATGTAAGATGATGAACACAAAAATCCCAACTTGTTTACTCTCATTCTTTATCTTCTTAACTGATAGTTGGCTCCCTTACACCTAGGGGTATCTGTTCCGGACACGGGAGACATTAGGGGTTTTTGGTTTTAAGCTCACCTGGAGGCTCAAACTTGGGACCTCTAAGCTAGTATGATGAAGAGGCCCCAAGCCCTCATCAACGGGATTGTCCCTTGGGGGCTtctctcattttttttaatccaaaattcttcatattttatttaaaagtcTTCATAGAAAACAACCTACCACGACTACGCACAGGCCCGACAGAGTTGTCTTCATCTTTTGTCTCTCCTAATCTTTGTTCTACAGAGGCCATATTATCATCATCTAGCAACCCCAACTTTCTCTTTTGTGCCTGGACATTATTATACAGTACGTTACCAGTAAATTGCTACAGAAACCAGGTAATATTAATGGAGCAGCAATGTACATACGTGCATTCgcaaacataaaaaaaaaatcataaaaaatgtatttgataaATTCTATTACCCTCTCCTTCCGAGATGCTTTCTTTTGTTCCATCTCATCAAGAGCTCGAGCACGACGAGCTTCAAGAGCCTTGAGCTCCTGTTCCTTGAAAGGCCAATCATTAGGAATACCTGGGTCCTTCTCAACCTTGCTTTTGCCCTTGAAGCTTAGCTTCTTGGCTTCCTTAGCCTTCTTCTTGTGATGCTCCTTCACCTTTCTAATGATCTTGTACTTCTTCTTTAAAGAAACCCTCTTGCTTTTACTCTCTACAACAAAGAAAACATttcagagaaaaaaaaaccataaaagTGTGATGCCCATGTGCTGCAGGAAACAAATGAACATGAAtcagttttcaaaattttgaataGAACCCACTTACTTTTGCTCTTCTTCACCATCTTCGGGCTTCTTGTAAATGGCCTTCACTATCTTCTTTCcaactataataaaaaattataaattttaatgaattacACATGCAATTTCAGGCAAAAGAAACGCAagcaataaaataaattaatttgcaGATGCTCTCAAACTGTTGAAGACAAAAGGGTGCAGTAGAGCAATCGAAATCTAAAGAGTAGAAgaggaataataataatagtaagaagaagaagaagaggaacaCAAAGTGTTATAGTGGTTGAGCCGAAGCCTAAGTCTACTGTAGAAAAGGGAGCTGCGAAAACATATGAAAAGAATCAAAGGAACTAGAAAATACACTCTCAGAGTCTCTAAACTCGTTTGCCGAGGTCAAGAACCGTAAAGATTGCGGCGTTATGAGCGGAAGAAAGACAGTCCGTGGCGGCGACACTAAAAGCTGCTGGAAGAGGGGAAGAAAGAATACTTGTGTTATGAACGTGAGTCTCTTCTTGTATTTTCTCCCACCTCTAAAGGACAAAATGGGCATTTCATTATTCAAGTTAAGGTCAAAATGTTTTGATCAAAATTAGAcgttttgactttttactattttcggtctg
Encoded proteins:
- the LOC103493305 gene encoding guanine nucleotide-binding protein-like NSN1; the protein is MVKKSKKSKSKRVSLKKKYKIIRKVKEHHKKKAKEAKKLSFKGKSKVEKDPGIPNDWPFKEQELKALEARRARALDEMEQKKASRKERAQKRKLGLLDDDNMASVEQRLGETKDEDNSVGPVRSRDNSDRAFYKELVKVIDASDVILEVLDARDPLGTRCIDMEKMVMKAGPDKHLVLLLNKIDLVPREAVEKWLSYLREELPAVAFKCSTQEQRSNLGWKSSKTSKTKTSNLLQRSDCLGAETLIKLLKNYSRSYEIKKSITVGVIGLPNVGKSSLINSLKRSHVVNVGATPGLTRSMQEVHLDKNVKLLDCPGVVMLRTKENEPSIALRNCKRIEKLEDPIAPVKEILKLCPSKTLVTLYKLSSFDTVDDFLQKVAVIRGKLKKGGIVDVEAAARIVLHDWNEGKIPYYTMPPVRNQEPSEARIVSELGKEFDIDAVYSGESSFIGSLKSVDDFNPVEVPPSCPPNFDESMQEQENENAQSSTQDDEILENKMNNSEDESMEQEEDGNGEGEGKGKGQDATSRQNEKLYSAEGILNTKMRRAEKKQRKKVNKSSVSTDAMEDDDYDFKVDFKKK